The genomic stretch CGGGCCTGTCTGAATATCACAATCGGCGGCACTGGTACTCTGACCTGTGCCGGCGCGTATGTCCTGACCGTGTATGGAGACTGGACCAACAATGGCGCGACAAATCTGACAAACGGCGTCGTCACATTTGCCGGAACCGCTCCGGCTTCGATCGGCGGTTCTAAAACAACTTCCTTCTACCGACTCTATGTGTGCAAGGACGTACGTGCCACGACCGTGACGATGAATGCGGACGTGAACGTGGTAGCGAATGTCGCCTACGCGCTCTGCGTACAAGTCGGCACACTGAGGACGAATAACTACAACCTGACGGTTAGCTCGACCAATGACCAGGCGGTACGCGACAGTTCTAACGCTTCAACCAACAGCCAGTTGACGATTGATGGTACGACCAACACGGTAACTATCGCCGGGCAATTGTATCAGTTCGGGGGTAGCGGAACCGGTTACGGATACGTGACGATATCGGGGAGCCCGACTGTGCTGATTGGCAAGCACTATCTAGTGAACGCGTACCGTGGCTTCACAATGAACGGCGGCAAACTGACCTATACCAGCAGTACCGGCAACAGCTTGTATATGACTGGGCACAATTCGACCGATGCCGGGTGCTGGATCAACGGGGGTAAAGTTTATCTAAGAGCCAGTGTGTTCCACGGCATCAACAGCCGGTTCATCGTTACTGCGCCGGCTGAGATTCATTTCGAAGGTAGCTCGAATGCAATTCTGACCCTGCACGGAACACCGACCGCGGTTACTTACAATTCGCTGTTCATCGAGAAGACCGGTGGCGCGCAGCTCACATGCTCAACCGACGTCTATACGTACGCAACAAATCGATCCTTGACAGCAAACAGTGTCACGATTAATGCAGGAGCCGTGCTCAGGCTGAGCAACAGCGGTAGTGTCGGATTTGGAGCCGGATATGGTTTTGAGTTTGGAAATGTCACGAACAATGGCACGGTTGTTCTCGGTAACTGTGCCTCAGGATACACCGGCCCGCTGATATTATCCGGCAGTGTGGACGGAGCCGGCACTTGGGATTACGACCCCGCAAGGCCCGGGACCATCACTTTCAAGGGAACCGGCACGTGTACGTTTGCGTCGGGCGTGCCCAGCAGGTTCTATGACGTCGTGGTCAACAAGACCGGGTCATTGGAGTGTGACAACGACATTACCATCGGTAACTCCCTGATGGTAGCAGCCGGTACTTTCTCAATGGACAATAGTACGCTCACCTTGGGCACGACTGGTGCCTGGGGCAGCGTGACAGTGGCGAGTGGTGCGGCTTTCAATGCTGTTGGCACCGGGTTTGGCCGGGCCGGCGTCAAGGCGCAGAGCGCGAGCTATCCCTATGCCTTTACGGTGCAGAACGGCGGCACCATCGGTGCGAAGTATGCTGATTTTCAGTACATGAATACATCGGGTATCAGTGTTGCTTCGGGTGCGACAGTGAATGCGGCAAACAACTTCTCCTACTGCACGTTTGACCACGGCAGCATCTCCGGCCCGATGCTCAAGATTGAGAACAACCAGACGCTGGACGATATTTTTGACGTGTCGTTTTCAGGCAGTGCTGGCAGCAACATCGAGAAGCTGGCCGCCACTGGTCACATCTCCGTGAACGGTAACCCGCTGGGCGACCGATGGGGTCCGGATTTTGAGAGTGACCCCAATGGTCGGATTGACTGGCTTGCCTATCCGGCTGGTTTTGAGTTGCTTGCGCCTGTTGATGGGGCCAAGGGCGTGCCGCTGGATCAGGTTCTGAGCTGGGAGGAGTCAGAGCGGGCGACCAACTATGCGGTGTACTACGGAGTGAGTTTGCCGCCGGACTCAGTGTATGTGACCGGGCTGCAGTATGCGCCACCGGACCTGGTTGAGAACACGACCTACCAGTGGACAGTGGTGGCGCGGAATGCCTATGGCAGGATGCCGACGACATCGGGCACGTGGACCTTCAAGACGGCCTTGGTGTCAAAGCCGGTGCTGCAGCAGCCGGCTGACGGGGATACGACGAAACATCCGACCGCTCAGCGGCCGACTTTTGAGTGGAGCGACCTTGGGTTACCGGGCGTGAGCTACGACATTGAGATTGACAACAACGACGACTTCCTGTCGCCTGAGTACACTGACTATGACGTTGCGACCAACTCCTGGACACCGGGTGAGGACATTGCCGAGGGGCACTGGTACTGGCGGGTGCGTGGTGACAACGGTGCGCCGGGTCCGTGGTGCGAGTCGTTCTTTGACGTATTTATTGACCTGACGCCACCGCCAAGACCCGAGCCGGTATCACCACTTGGTGGTGCGGTGGTGCCGACGAAGCTGCCGTTACTTGACTGGAAGCCGGTGCCAGAGGCTCGGGAGTTCACGGTGAAGCTGTACGATGCTTCGCACAACGAGCTCTGGTCGGAGACGTTTGCGCAGGCTGCGGGCGGAGACGTTTCTCAGTATCAGCTTGTGTCTGGGCAGGAACTTGAGAACGGGTGCATCTACTCCTGGCACGTGCGTGCCAAGGACTACGCCGGCAACGCCTCAGATTTCTCGCCAGAGCAGGCGTTTATCGTGACGCTTGGTGCTCCGGGTGCGGGTGCATGGGAAGAGATGCCCAACGTGCCGCACGTTGCACCAGCGTCAACGAAGGAAGTGAAAGACGGTGGCTGGCTGGCGTTGGGTCCGGACAAAGAAAAGGACGTCGAGGTCATCTACGTTGCCAAAGGCAACAAGGCGACCGACTTCTTCAAGTTCACGCCGGACGAGGACTCTGGGACCTGGACTGCGCTTGCGCTGATCCCGGCAAACGAAGGCACGAAGCCGAAGCCGCCATCCAAAGGCTGCGTTGGCGTGTCGGATGGTGAGCGGTACGTGTACATGACCAAGGGCAACAACACCCTTGGATTCTGGCGCTATGACATTGAGGCGAACCAGTGGGACAGCATGACCGGCGTG from candidate division WOR-3 bacterium encodes the following:
- a CDS encoding T9SS type A sorting domain-containing protein yields the protein MRLYISVAVVLLVGVALTGPAIAENYVSNQNGSWGTSTIWTPQGIPGASDNVTVNHNVTVDADRACLNITIGGTGTLTCAGAYVLTVYGDWTNNGATNLTNGVVTFAGTAPASIGGSKTTSFYRLYVCKDVRATTVTMNADVNVVANVAYALCVQVGTLRTNNYNLTVSSTNDQAVRDSSNASTNSQLTIDGTTNTVTIAGQLYQFGGSGTGYGYVTISGSPTVLIGKHYLVNAYRGFTMNGGKLTYTSSTGNSLYMTGHNSTDAGCWINGGKVYLRASVFHGINSRFIVTAPAEIHFEGSSNAILTLHGTPTAVTYNSLFIEKTGGAQLTCSTDVYTYATNRSLTANSVTINAGAVLRLSNSGSVGFGAGYGFEFGNVTNNGTVVLGNCASGYTGPLILSGSVDGAGTWDYDPARPGTITFKGTGTCTFASGVPSRFYDVVVNKTGSLECDNDITIGNSLMVAAGTFSMDNSTLTLGTTGAWGSVTVASGAAFNAVGTGFGRAGVKAQSASYPYAFTVQNGGTIGAKYADFQYMNTSGISVASGATVNAANNFSYCTFDHGSISGPMLKIENNQTLDDIFDVSFSGSAGSNIEKLAATGHISVNGNPLGDRWGPDFESDPNGRIDWLAYPAGFELLAPVDGAKGVPLDQVLSWEESERATNYAVYYGVSLPPDSVYVTGLQYAPPDLVENTTYQWTVVARNAYGRMPTTSGTWTFKTALVSKPVLQQPADGDTTKHPTAQRPTFEWSDLGLPGVSYDIEIDNNDDFLSPEYTDYDVATNSWTPGEDIAEGHWYWRVRGDNGAPGPWCESFFDVFIDLTPPPRPEPVSPLGGAVVPTKLPLLDWKPVPEAREFTVKLYDASHNELWSETFAQAAGGDVSQYQLVSGQELENGCIYSWHVRAKDYAGNASDFSPEQAFIVTLGAPGAGAWEEMPNVPHVAPASTKEVKDGGWLALGPDKEKDVEVIYVAKGNKATDFFKFTPDEDSGTWTALALIPANEGTKPKPPSKGCVGVSDGERYVYMTKGNNTLGFWRYDIEANQWDSMTGVPLGRYNKRVKGGTDMVFASYKDTGCVYLLKGYKTEFYRYNPVAGRWDTLPEVPYGANKQKYDKGSFLVYDGASYIYAHQSKYYDKTQENPHHYMFKYDVAADSWYKAALPGIPVYGLEGGRTKKKKSADGAAGAWYDGSMYALKGGNTQGYYKYLPTPTDTWIELDTVPGNGTTGRKKRVKSGGDIVSYGEGVFFALKGNKTHEFWRYVLPTAYSLQPAAERSGVQAGKSAVGSLQLAISPNPIANGWATVRYSLPKPGPVVVTVFDVAGRAVHQRMLAGNRAGTVALDLRKLASGVYLVRLDASDLSQTQKLVVQR